A genomic segment from Gadus morhua chromosome 4, gadMor3.0, whole genome shotgun sequence encodes:
- the LOC115542922 gene encoding amyloid-beta A4 precursor protein-binding family A member 1 isoform X2: protein MSHKHQAEGLGDADDDEPSSKDPGPPRSRQPNGSSAERRSWRPCQTQSPDGEPGLPHHHHHHHQHPPQHHPAPSARGPPRQRRRPTSGTGPAQGQGRPAEGMVPDAEPQPVSHPRPGVSRYRRMGDPNPRLRGPRQRPPGGEATPQQRPPPPHGPQSEGPSGPAQRASQHGEGPDQALPTQAGSDPPAREDPLPRPRTDSPVVEEDAGEGQPGGEEGEEAGEAEEAEGTDGQEGVNGDGRAAAVAAVAGRHGYVHDHTQAFEDWREDPALEEEEREEEDEGVRRGGAEESLAPESEANDLCSDTESAASLSMEGHLHSPPPLHSPTPPSSPVASPFPHLDRYDEDAGLSPGTPDQDPLPDPDEDGSVHSVSYAYPKTYADFYSESHSKSCPQPLSETHPEPYTKSYPDSFPEALVTPYPELGREPHRRRGGRRESWDEDEEESYRESSPERRGGPEDVQKGDPASPSGRGSPQPRLSRDLSSFQSHACQSRSVGSRLHHYDGQSDGEGDSTDGSLSSRSAAAERGTPRGGKDAAQDGGAAVPAPACQGDASRSNEQAGPGEDPGKGSGDAISMAIKDIKEAIEEVKTKTVRSPYTPDQPVEPIWVMRQDVSPTEEGYQTTGGCHAGSMSESPDHYGSAVLRDPGSPVGPESSRGSHHHHHQHHHHQQQQQQQHYHQHHPQSLAQQPQLRDREGARQTQPYVQPQPYPPPVLPNQQQRPAPANQPPAGQPPPPSLAQHPSVQEMRRPLHSFPTFVEVPGPCDPEDLIDGIIFAASYLGSTHLLSERTPSKSARMQQAQEAMHRVRSTEAETPSTGEVDLFMSTQRIKVLNADTQEAMMDLPLRTISYIADIGNMVVLMARGKMVRSRSATQEPLEPSGEQETLSGDDRRLYRMICHVFESEDAQLIAQSIGQSFSVAYQEFLRANGIDPEDLSQREYSDLLNTQDMYNDDLIHFSKSENCKDVYIEKQKGEMLGLVIVESGWGSILPTVIIASMMHAGPAEKSGRLNIGDQIMTINGTSLVGLPLNTCQSIIKGLKSQSRIKMNIVRCPPVTMVLIRRPDLRYQLGFSVQNGIICSLMRGGIAERGGVRVGHRIIEINSQSVVATPHEKIVQILSNAMGEIHMKTMPAAMYRLLTAQEQPVYI, encoded by the exons ATGAGCCACAAGCACCAGGCGGAGGGCCTCGGAGACGCAGACGACGACGAGCCCAGCAGCAAAGACCCGGGCCCCCCCCGGAGCCGGCAGCCCAACGGCTCCTCAGCGGAGCGCCGGTCCTGGAGGCCCTGTCAGACGCAGAGCCCGGACGGAGAACCGggtctcccccaccaccaccaccaccaccaccaacaccccccccaacaccacccggCCCCGTCGGCCCGCGGGCCCCCGCGACAGCGCCGGCGGCCCACGTCCGGCACGGGGCCGGCCCAAGGCCAGGGCCGTCCCGCCGAGGGGATGGTCCCGGACGCCGAGCCACAGCCCGTGTCGCACCCCCGCCCGGGCGTCTCCCGCTACCGGCGCATGGGCGACCCCAACCCCCGGCTGAGGGGCCCCAGGCAGAGGCCGCCGGGCGGCGAGGCCACGCCCCAGcagcggcccccccccccgcacgggCCCCAGAGCGAGGGCCCGTCGGGCCCGGCTCAGCGGGCCTCGCAGCACGGGGAGGGTCCCGATCAGGCCCTCCCGACGCAGGCCGGGTCCGACCCCCCCGCCCGGGaagaccccctcccccgcccacgCACCGACTCCCCCGTCGTGGAGGAAGACGCGGGTGAGGGGCAgccagggggggaggaaggggaagaggcgggggaggcggaggaggcggagggaacAGACGGGCAGGAGGGGGTCAACGGAGACGGCCGCGCGGCGGCTGTAGCGGCTGTGGCGGGTCGCCACGGTTACGTCCACGACCACACCCAGGCCTTTGAGGACTGGAGGGAGGACCCCGcgctggaagaggaggagcgggaggaggaagacgagggagTGCGACGCGGCGGCGCGGAGGAGAGCCTCGCCCCGGAGTCGGAGGCCAACGACCTCTGCTCCGACACGGAGAGCGCCGCCTCGCTGAGCATGGAGGGCCACCTCCACAGCCCCCCGCCGCTGCACTCCCccacgcctccctcctccccggtggcctcccccttcccccacctGGACCGGTACGACGAGGACGCCGGCCTGAGCCCCGGCACCCCCGACCAGGACCCTCTCCCGGACCCCGACGAGGACGGCTCGGTCCACTCCGTGTCCTACGCCTACCCCAAGACGTACGCAGACTTTTACTCCGAGTCCCACTCCAAGTCCTGTCCCCAGCCGCTCAGCGAGACCCACCCGGAGCCCTACACCAAGTCCTACCCGGACTCCTTCCCCGAGGCCCTCGTCACCCCGTACCCCGAGCTGGGCCGGGAGCCCCACCGGAGGCGGGGCGGGAGGCGCGAGTCCTGGgacgaggacgaagaggagtCCTACCGAGAGTCTTCCCCGGAGCGCCGCGGCGGCCCGGAGGACGTGCAGAAGGGCGACCCGGCCTCCCCCTCCGGCCGGGGCAGCCCCCAGCCCCGGCTCTCCAGAGACCTCAGCTCCTTCCAGAGCCACGCCTGCCAGAGCCGCTCGGTGGGCTCCCGGCTGCACCACTACGACGGCCAGTCCGACGGCGAGGGCGACAGCACCGACGGCAGCCTCAGCTCCCGGAGCGCGGCGGCGGAGCGCGGGACGCCCCGGGGGGGGAAGGACGCAGCCCAGGACGGGGGCGCGGCCGTCCCGGCGCCGGCCTGCCAAGGGGACGCCTCCCGGTCCAACGAGCAGGCCGGGCCGGGAGAAGACCCCGGGAAGGGATCCGGGGACGCCATCAGCATGGCCATCAAAGACATCAAGGAGGCCATAGAGGAGGTGAAGACCAAGACGGTGAGGTCCCCCTACACGCCGGACCAGCCCGTGGAGCCCATCTGGGTGATGAGGCAGGACGTCAGCCCCACGGAGGAGGGCTACCAGACGACCGGGGGCTGTCACGCCGGG tccATGTCGGAGTCTCCCGACCACTACGGCTCGGCGGTGCTGCGGGACCCGGGCAGCCCCGTGGGGCCCGAGTCCTCCAGGgggtcccaccaccaccaccaccaacaccaccaccaccaacagcagcagcagcagcagcactaccaccaacaccaccctcagAGCCTGGCCCAGCAGCCCCAGCTGAGGGATCGCGAGGGAGCCCGGCAGACCCAGCCCTACGTCCAGCCGCAGCCCTACCCGCCACCCGTTCTACCCAATCAGCAGCAGAGGCCGGCGCCGGCCAATCAGCCGCCAGCAggccagcccccgccccccagtcTGGCCCAGCATCCCTCGGTGCAGGAG ATGCGCAGACCATTGCACTCTTTTCCAACATTTGTGGAAG TCCCAGGACCATGTGACCCAGAGGACCTGATTGACGGCATCATCTTTGCTGCCAGCTACTTAGGCTCCACCCACCTGCTGTCTGAGCGCACGCCCAGCAAGAGCGCGCGCATGCAGCAGGCCCAGGAGGCCATGCACCGAGTCAGG AGTACAGAAGCAGAGACGCCCTCTACTGGCGAGGTGGACCTCTTCATGTCCACGCAGAGGATCAAGGTTCTCAACGCAGACACTCAG gagGCCATGATGGACCTGCCGCTCCGGACCATCTCCTACATCGCCGACATCGGCAACATGGTGGTGCTGATGGCGCGGGGCAAGATGGTGCGGTCCCGGAGCGCCACGCAGGAGCCCCTGGAGCCCAGCGGCGAGCAGGAGACCCTGTCCGGGGACGACCGCCGCCTCTACCGCATGATCTGCCACGTGTTCGAGTCCGAGGAC GCCCAGCTCATAGCCCAGTCCATCGGCCAGTCCTTCAGCGTAGCCTACCAGGAGTTCCTTCGCGCCAACGGCATCGACCCGGAGGACCTGAGCCAGAGGGAGTACAGCGACCTGCTCAACACTCAGGACATGTACAACGACGACCTCATCCACTTCTCCAAGTCAGAGAACTGCAAAGAC gtttACATCGAGAAGCAAAAAGGCGAGATGCTGGGCCTGGTGATCGTGGAGTCGGGCTGGGGCTCCATCCTCCCAACCGTCATCATCGCCAGCATGATGCACGCCGGGCCGGCGGAGAAGTCGGGCCGGCTGAACATCGGGGACCAGATCATGACCATCAACGGGACGAGTCTGGTGGGGCTTCCCCTCAACACCTGCCAGAGCATCATCAAG GGTCTGAAGTCCCAGTCCAGGATCAAGATGAACATCGTGCGGTGCCCGCCCGTCACCATGGTGCTGATCCGTCGGCCCGACCTGCGCTACCAGCTGGGCTTCAGTGTGCAAAACGGCATC ATCTGTAGTCTGATGCGGGGGGGCATcgctgagaggggaggggtccGCGTTGGCCACCGCATCATCGAGATAAACAGCCAGAGTGTGGTGGCCACACCCCACGAGAAGATTGTCCAGATCCTGTCCAACGCCATGGGAGAG ATCCACATGAAGACAATGCCTGCTGCCATGTACCGTTTGCTGACCGCACAAGAACAGCCCGTCTACATCTGA
- the LOC115542922 gene encoding amyloid-beta A4 precursor protein-binding family A member 1 isoform X1, which produces MSHKHQAEGLGDADDDEPSSKDPGPPRSRQPNGSSAERRSWRPCQTQSPDGEPGLPHHHHHHHQHPPQHHPAPSARGPPRQRRRPTSGTGPAQGQGRPAEGMVPDAEPQPVSHPRPGVSRYRRMGDPNPRLRGPRQRPPGGEATPQQRPPPPHGPQSEGPSGPAQRASQHGEGPDQALPTQAGSDPPAREDPLPRPRTDSPVVEEDAGEGQPGGEEGEEAGEAEEAEGTDGQEGVNGDGRAAAVAAVAGRHGYVHDHTQAFEDWREDPALEEEEREEEDEGVRRGGAEESLAPESEANDLCSDTESAASLSMEGHLHSPPPLHSPTPPSSPVASPFPHLDRYDEDAGLSPGTPDQDPLPDPDEDGSVHSVSYAYPKTYADFYSESHSKSCPQPLSETHPEPYTKSYPDSFPEALVTPYPELGREPHRRRGGRRESWDEDEEESYRESSPERRGGPEDVQKGDPASPSGRGSPQPRLSRDLSSFQSHACQSRSVGSRLHHYDGQSDGEGDSTDGSLSSRSAAAERGTPRGGKDAAQDGGAAVPAPACQGDASRSNEQAGPGEDPGKGSGDAISMAIKDIKEAIEEVKTKTVRSPYTPDQPVEPIWVMRQDVSPTEEGYQTTGGCHAGSMSESPDHYGSAVLRDPGSPVGPESSRGSHHHHHQHHHHQQQQQQQHYHQHHPQSLAQQPQLRDREGARQTQPYVQPQPYPPPVLPNQQQRPAPANQPPAGQPPPPSLAQHPSVQEMRRPLHSFPTFVEVPGPCDPEDLIDGIIFAASYLGSTHLLSERTPSKSARMQQAQEAMHRVRAAQKQAKNRKKSTEAETPSTGEVDLFMSTQRIKVLNADTQEAMMDLPLRTISYIADIGNMVVLMARGKMVRSRSATQEPLEPSGEQETLSGDDRRLYRMICHVFESEDAQLIAQSIGQSFSVAYQEFLRANGIDPEDLSQREYSDLLNTQDMYNDDLIHFSKSENCKDVYIEKQKGEMLGLVIVESGWGSILPTVIIASMMHAGPAEKSGRLNIGDQIMTINGTSLVGLPLNTCQSIIKGLKSQSRIKMNIVRCPPVTMVLIRRPDLRYQLGFSVQNGIICSLMRGGIAERGGVRVGHRIIEINSQSVVATPHEKIVQILSNAMGEIHMKTMPAAMYRLLTAQEQPVYI; this is translated from the exons ATGAGCCACAAGCACCAGGCGGAGGGCCTCGGAGACGCAGACGACGACGAGCCCAGCAGCAAAGACCCGGGCCCCCCCCGGAGCCGGCAGCCCAACGGCTCCTCAGCGGAGCGCCGGTCCTGGAGGCCCTGTCAGACGCAGAGCCCGGACGGAGAACCGggtctcccccaccaccaccaccaccaccaccaacaccccccccaacaccacccggCCCCGTCGGCCCGCGGGCCCCCGCGACAGCGCCGGCGGCCCACGTCCGGCACGGGGCCGGCCCAAGGCCAGGGCCGTCCCGCCGAGGGGATGGTCCCGGACGCCGAGCCACAGCCCGTGTCGCACCCCCGCCCGGGCGTCTCCCGCTACCGGCGCATGGGCGACCCCAACCCCCGGCTGAGGGGCCCCAGGCAGAGGCCGCCGGGCGGCGAGGCCACGCCCCAGcagcggcccccccccccgcacgggCCCCAGAGCGAGGGCCCGTCGGGCCCGGCTCAGCGGGCCTCGCAGCACGGGGAGGGTCCCGATCAGGCCCTCCCGACGCAGGCCGGGTCCGACCCCCCCGCCCGGGaagaccccctcccccgcccacgCACCGACTCCCCCGTCGTGGAGGAAGACGCGGGTGAGGGGCAgccagggggggaggaaggggaagaggcgggggaggcggaggaggcggagggaacAGACGGGCAGGAGGGGGTCAACGGAGACGGCCGCGCGGCGGCTGTAGCGGCTGTGGCGGGTCGCCACGGTTACGTCCACGACCACACCCAGGCCTTTGAGGACTGGAGGGAGGACCCCGcgctggaagaggaggagcgggaggaggaagacgagggagTGCGACGCGGCGGCGCGGAGGAGAGCCTCGCCCCGGAGTCGGAGGCCAACGACCTCTGCTCCGACACGGAGAGCGCCGCCTCGCTGAGCATGGAGGGCCACCTCCACAGCCCCCCGCCGCTGCACTCCCccacgcctccctcctccccggtggcctcccccttcccccacctGGACCGGTACGACGAGGACGCCGGCCTGAGCCCCGGCACCCCCGACCAGGACCCTCTCCCGGACCCCGACGAGGACGGCTCGGTCCACTCCGTGTCCTACGCCTACCCCAAGACGTACGCAGACTTTTACTCCGAGTCCCACTCCAAGTCCTGTCCCCAGCCGCTCAGCGAGACCCACCCGGAGCCCTACACCAAGTCCTACCCGGACTCCTTCCCCGAGGCCCTCGTCACCCCGTACCCCGAGCTGGGCCGGGAGCCCCACCGGAGGCGGGGCGGGAGGCGCGAGTCCTGGgacgaggacgaagaggagtCCTACCGAGAGTCTTCCCCGGAGCGCCGCGGCGGCCCGGAGGACGTGCAGAAGGGCGACCCGGCCTCCCCCTCCGGCCGGGGCAGCCCCCAGCCCCGGCTCTCCAGAGACCTCAGCTCCTTCCAGAGCCACGCCTGCCAGAGCCGCTCGGTGGGCTCCCGGCTGCACCACTACGACGGCCAGTCCGACGGCGAGGGCGACAGCACCGACGGCAGCCTCAGCTCCCGGAGCGCGGCGGCGGAGCGCGGGACGCCCCGGGGGGGGAAGGACGCAGCCCAGGACGGGGGCGCGGCCGTCCCGGCGCCGGCCTGCCAAGGGGACGCCTCCCGGTCCAACGAGCAGGCCGGGCCGGGAGAAGACCCCGGGAAGGGATCCGGGGACGCCATCAGCATGGCCATCAAAGACATCAAGGAGGCCATAGAGGAGGTGAAGACCAAGACGGTGAGGTCCCCCTACACGCCGGACCAGCCCGTGGAGCCCATCTGGGTGATGAGGCAGGACGTCAGCCCCACGGAGGAGGGCTACCAGACGACCGGGGGCTGTCACGCCGGG tccATGTCGGAGTCTCCCGACCACTACGGCTCGGCGGTGCTGCGGGACCCGGGCAGCCCCGTGGGGCCCGAGTCCTCCAGGgggtcccaccaccaccaccaccaacaccaccaccaccaacagcagcagcagcagcagcactaccaccaacaccaccctcagAGCCTGGCCCAGCAGCCCCAGCTGAGGGATCGCGAGGGAGCCCGGCAGACCCAGCCCTACGTCCAGCCGCAGCCCTACCCGCCACCCGTTCTACCCAATCAGCAGCAGAGGCCGGCGCCGGCCAATCAGCCGCCAGCAggccagcccccgccccccagtcTGGCCCAGCATCCCTCGGTGCAGGAG ATGCGCAGACCATTGCACTCTTTTCCAACATTTGTGGAAG TCCCAGGACCATGTGACCCAGAGGACCTGATTGACGGCATCATCTTTGCTGCCAGCTACTTAGGCTCCACCCACCTGCTGTCTGAGCGCACGCCCAGCAAGAGCGCGCGCATGCAGCAGGCCCAGGAGGCCATGCACCGAGTCAGG GCTGCTCAAAAGCAGGCAAAGAACAGGAAGAAG AGTACAGAAGCAGAGACGCCCTCTACTGGCGAGGTGGACCTCTTCATGTCCACGCAGAGGATCAAGGTTCTCAACGCAGACACTCAG gagGCCATGATGGACCTGCCGCTCCGGACCATCTCCTACATCGCCGACATCGGCAACATGGTGGTGCTGATGGCGCGGGGCAAGATGGTGCGGTCCCGGAGCGCCACGCAGGAGCCCCTGGAGCCCAGCGGCGAGCAGGAGACCCTGTCCGGGGACGACCGCCGCCTCTACCGCATGATCTGCCACGTGTTCGAGTCCGAGGAC GCCCAGCTCATAGCCCAGTCCATCGGCCAGTCCTTCAGCGTAGCCTACCAGGAGTTCCTTCGCGCCAACGGCATCGACCCGGAGGACCTGAGCCAGAGGGAGTACAGCGACCTGCTCAACACTCAGGACATGTACAACGACGACCTCATCCACTTCTCCAAGTCAGAGAACTGCAAAGAC gtttACATCGAGAAGCAAAAAGGCGAGATGCTGGGCCTGGTGATCGTGGAGTCGGGCTGGGGCTCCATCCTCCCAACCGTCATCATCGCCAGCATGATGCACGCCGGGCCGGCGGAGAAGTCGGGCCGGCTGAACATCGGGGACCAGATCATGACCATCAACGGGACGAGTCTGGTGGGGCTTCCCCTCAACACCTGCCAGAGCATCATCAAG GGTCTGAAGTCCCAGTCCAGGATCAAGATGAACATCGTGCGGTGCCCGCCCGTCACCATGGTGCTGATCCGTCGGCCCGACCTGCGCTACCAGCTGGGCTTCAGTGTGCAAAACGGCATC ATCTGTAGTCTGATGCGGGGGGGCATcgctgagaggggaggggtccGCGTTGGCCACCGCATCATCGAGATAAACAGCCAGAGTGTGGTGGCCACACCCCACGAGAAGATTGTCCAGATCCTGTCCAACGCCATGGGAGAG ATCCACATGAAGACAATGCCTGCTGCCATGTACCGTTTGCTGACCGCACAAGAACAGCCCGTCTACATCTGA